Genomic window (Acidobacteriota bacterium):
GCCGCGGGGCATGGACCCTCGATGAACGAGATCGACGTCGTCATCCCGGCCCACAACGCAGAGCCTTTCCTGGCGGAAGCGGTGCGATCGGCTCTCCGGCAGACTCTCGCTCCGAAACGGGTGATCGTCGTGGATGACGGATCGACCGACCGCACCGCGGAGGTCGCCGCATCGTTCGGCGAGCGCGTGATCCTGGTCCGGCACGAGAGGTGCCGAGGGCTGCCGGCAGCCCGCAACTCGGGCATCCGCGCCGGTGATGCGCCGCTGGTGGCGCTGCTCGACGCCGATGACGCCTGGCTCGAACGGCACCTGGAGAGGGCCGCTGCCGAGTTCGCCCGGCATCCCCACATCGGCCTCTGCTACGCGCAGGTCGTCGACTGCGACGAGAACCTGCGGCCGATTTCGACCCGGAAATTCCGCCGCCGCGAAGCCGAGGACGTGTTCGATGAGCTCTACATGAGCGCGTTTCCGATCCCCCCGAGCGCGGCGGTCCTCCGGCGGGAGGCCCTCGAACGCTGCGGGATGTTCGACGAGCGGCTGCTCAAAGCGCAGGACTTCGAATGCTGGCTGCGGATCGCCATGCTCTATCCGATCTCCTGCATCGACGAACCGCTCTGCCTGAGGCGGAACCACGCCCGGTCGATCACGCAGGGAAGCGATCCGGAGCGGGTGCTCCACTACGACGCGCTCTGCTTCAAGGCCTGCGAGGAAGCCGCAGCCCGGCTCGGACGGCGGCTCCCCATCCCGGCGGAGCGCCGGATCGTCATCGGCCGCCGGCGCCGGATGCGCGAGGCCCTCGCCGGAGGCGACCTCGAGGCGGCTCGGGTCTTCCGCGAGACTCTCCGGCGGGAAGGCGCGCTCCGCGCGGCCGACCGGGTCCGGTTCGCGGCGGGAGCGGCCCTCGTGCTCGCCCGGCGGGCCGTGCGCCGGTTTCGCTGAGAGCTCCGGAACACACGGGGTTACGCTCTCGTCCCGCCGGTTACGATCCTGCCACCCGACGGCGGCCTGCCTCGGGGCACCGCCGCGCAGGCGACGACCGACCATCGAACCTCGAAACGAAACCCCGCCGGTGCCGCCGGTCGACCCGCACCTCGATCCGGGTCCCGCGGACGTGCCGCCTCGCCCGCGGACTCGCGCTCGTAGCCCGCGCCCTCGCCGATGACTCCGGGATCGCCGCGATTGGCCTGCGGAAGGCGGTTGGCAGTAGTTTTGCTTAATCGGATAGGATCCGGCGCCGGACCGGGTGGGCGGACCCCTGGATTCCGGCGACCGAACGGCGAGGACCGAGAGGGTGAATCGGACGAGGATCGAGTCCTTCCGGCGCGCGTTGCGTCTCGATCGCCGGCGGTTCCTGGCCGGCACCGCCGTCACGATCGCGGCGGCGATCGCACCCGTGGCGGGTCAGACGCCGGTGAGCGGGCCGGCGGTCCTCGACCAGCCCGGCGAAACCTACGTCGTCACCGCCGATTTCACCGCCCCGGGCACGGCGTTCGTCATCGCGGCCGACGACATCACCCTCGACCTCAACGGCCACACCGTCGTGTTCGGCGACGCTCCCGTGGTCCGCGTCCCGAACGCGGGCTTCGAGCAAGGCAGCGGCGCGACGCCGGCCGAGTGGGACCTGAGCGCGGCCCCGGGAGCGCGGCGCACCGCCCGCCAGTGGTACTGGGAGAACTGGGAACTCCATGTGGACATGACGGCGTCGTCCGTCCAGACGCTGCGGTCGGCGCCGGTCACCCTGCCGGGCGACCAGACCTACATCGCCTTCGGTTGGGTCCGCGGAACGAGCAGCGACAGCGCCACGCTCCGGGTGCGGCGCACGTCGGACGGGGCCGTCGTCGCGGAGAGCAGCCGCACCGGCATCAACAGGGGCTTCGCCCTCGAGGCGCGCTTCAAACCTGCGGCGGCGACCGAGGTCTACGTGGAGCTGGAACTGCACGGCTCGTCGGAGATGTGGTGCGACGAGATCGACATCAAGCCGGCGTTCCAGTACGGGGTGGCCAGCTACGATTGGCAGGATCCCGACCTGTTCCCCGACCTGCCGCCGGGCCAGGTGAAGCACGGAGCGAGACTCACGATCAAGAACGGCGTGCTGCGGCAGGGCCGCGCTCAGGCCGTCCGCTCGGCGGCGGTGAAGTCCAAGGGGCCCGACCTGACCATCACGGGTGTGACCCTCGAGACGAACTCCATCAACTCGAACACGCTCGATTACTACTGGGGCGGCGGACTCACGATCGAAAACTCCACGATCACCGCGACATCGCTCGGGGTGTTCAACCGCATGTCGCCGGTGGCCCTCGTGAACGCCACCCGCACCAAGGGCGACGTCGTTATCCGCAACAGCACGATCGAGGGCGGCGCCCAGCAGGGAATCGCGCTCTACCGCCGGTATGCGGAGAGCGGCTCCGGGTCGCGGATCTTGATCGAAAACAACACGATCAAGAACCACGAGAAAGTGACCAACGGGTACGGGATCGGGATGACGGGATGCCGGAACTTCACCATTCGCAACAACGTCATCGCCCCCGTCTTCGGCAGAGGCCTCCTGATCGACACGGCCGGCACCGACGGTACCAACAGCGACGGTGAGATCTACGGCAACACGATCAGCGTCAAGGAGAAAGCCAATCACGAGTTCGGCCCCGAGTCGCTGCAGGTGGCCGGCATCCGGCTGCGGACCTACCCGCCGAAGGGCAACTTCCGGATCCACATCCACGACAACGAGATCACCGCGTACACGGACGAATCGCTCGTCTCCCAGGCCAACGGCATCACCGCGACGCTGCGGTCCTCCGGGGAGGACGTGGTCATCGAGAACAACGTCATCCGCTCCCAGGTGGTCGGCGCCGGCCGGACCGGACAGGCGTTGCTGTTCGAGGAGACGCTGGCCGTTTCGAACACCGTGGCCCGCAACAATGTTCTCGAGGGCAATCACACGATCGTCCGGTTCGGGGACTTCGACGGCAAGTCGACCAGCGGAATCCTCCTCGACGGCAACACTCTCCGCCGCGGAACCCCTGCGCGAGCGGACTTCCGGAGCGTGCGCATCGGTTACTGGAACGGCACCGAGAGCGGCCTGGAGCTGCGCGACACGTCCTACGAATCGGGCGCCGACGTCGACGACATGGAGTTCATCGGCTCCGGAACCAAGGACGTGACCGTGAGCTGGTATCTGACCGTGAGGGTGACCGATGGGAGCGGAGCGCCCCTCGGCGGGGCCCAGGTGACGGTCACGGACGCCAGCGGCGGCACGACCACCGGAACGACCGGCTCCGACGGGACCTGGACCACGGCTCTTCCGGAATACCGGCGGGCCGGGGCCTCCGGCGCCGACCGAACCGAGTACAATCCTTACACCGTCACGGTCCGGTACGGCTCGGCATCGTCGACGCAGAACGTGACTCTCGACCGCAGTCAAGCCGTCGATTTCGTCTTCGAAGACACCGGAGGCAACGCGCCTCCCAGCCCCGTGCGCAATAACCGGCGAGGGGACGTCGAGACGCCCTGACGGGTGCCACGCGTCCGGGGAAACACCGCCGGTCGCACCGTTGGTTCACGAGGCGCGAGGCACTATGCTTGCCGTGCGGAACGGCGCCGGGTGAGCTCCGGCCGCGGGGCGCGGGAGCTCCGCGCCGGCCGGCGGAGGCGCGCGCGCCACGTCCTGGCGGACGAATGACGACTCCTCAGCCGAAAGGCCGCATCGCCGCCGCCGTGGTCAGGGGAATCGTCGCCCCCCTGTGGGCGCGTTGGGAATCCTCGCCGTACCTCCGGGTGGCCCGCGAACTGGCCGGTCGCGAAGCGGAGGGCCTGGAATCCCGGCTCGCGCGGCAGTGGGAGCGGTTGAGGGAGATCGTCGCCCACGCCTACCGGGAAACCCCGTTCTATCGCCGCCGCTTCGACGAGATCGGCTTCGCCCCCGAGGACCTGCGGGAGTGGGACGACCTGCGCCGGCTCCCGGTGCTCCGCAAGTCGGACATCCAGCGTTCCGCGGCGGAGCTGCGGGCCAGGACCATCCCCGACGAGCGTACCGAGCCGAGGAAGACCTCGGGCTCGACCGGCTCGCCGCTCCGGTTGGTGGTCGACATCCCCTCGTCGCAGTGGAAACGGGGCGTGACCCTCTATCGGGACGGCTGGACCGGGTGGCGCCTCGGGGAGTGGCGTGCGGCGCTGTGGGGCAATCCCGAACATCTGGCCCATTGGCGCGGGCGTCTTCGCAACCGCCTGCTCGAGAGGATGATCTTTCTCGACACTCTCAAGATGGACTCCGCCGAGGTCGCTGCCTTCGCTTCCCGCGTGCGAAAGATCGCTCCGACGCTCCTCTTCGGACACGCCCACAGCCTGTACCTGCTGGCGCGCGAATGGCGGAACGCGGGCTGGCCGACCTTCCGCCCGCGAGCCGTCCTCAGCACCGCCATGGTTCTCCACGAACACGAGCGGCGGCTCATCGGTGAGGTCTTCGAGTGCCCCGTCTTCGACCGCTACGGCTGTGAGGAGGTCAGCCTGATCGCGAGCGAATGCGAGGCCCACAGCGGCTTGCACGTGAACACCGACACCCTGGTCGTGGAGGTCGTCGACGCCGACGGGCGGCCGGCGGGGCCCGGCGTTCCCGGGAGGGTCCTCGTGACCGACCTGACCAATCGCGCCATGCCGGTGATCCGGTACGAAGTCGGGGACATGGCGGTCCCGGCGGCAGGATCTTGCCCCTGCGGCCGGAGCTATCCGCTCCTCTCCCGCATCGCTGGCCGCGTGGCCGACTACCTTGTCACGCCCGAAGGCGAACTGATCTCCGGGATCTCCCTCACGGAGAACTTCGCCAACATGGTGCCCGGGATCGAGCAGATGCAGATCGTGCAAGACCGGCGGGATCACCTCCGGATCCGGGTGGTCCCGGCGCCGTCGTTCGGCGAAGGGTCGGTCTCGACGATCGCCGAGTTGGTGCGGCGGCGGTTCGGAGATCGCATGCGTTTCGACCTCGAGAAGGTCGGACGGATCGCGCCCACCCCCGGCGGCAAGTATCGCTTCACCATCCGGGAGATTCCTCTCGACGATGCCTGATCGGCCCGCGGCGCCGCGCGCGCCCTCGGAAAACTCCCCGGGACCCTCCCGGGCCGCCCGCGAGACGGCCACGATCGCGCGGCACGCCGCCGTGTACGGCCTGGCGAACGTTCTCAACCGCGCCGTGGCCTTTCTGATGCTACCCGTCTACACGCGGTTCCTGACGCCGGCCGACTACGGCACCCTCGAGATCCTCTACCTGCTGACGGCCGTGCTGGCGATCCTGCTGGGGATCGGGGTCGGCGACGTCGTGATCCGCTTCTACGTCGAGGGACGATCCGAGCGGGAGAGATTCCATACGGTGGCGACGGTGTTCTGCGGCCTGGCCCTCGTCAGCGCCGCACCGATCGGAGCCGCCGCCGCGGGAAGCCCGGCGCTGGCCCGGGCGATCCTCGACGACGCCGGCAAGTCCGGACTGGTCCTCCTCGCCCTCGGCGGGCTCTACTTCGATCTCCTGCTCGCCGTGTGGCTGAGCTACCTGCGCGCCTCCCAGAGGAGCGTCGCGCTGTTGACGGTGGCATCGGCGCGGCTCGGGCTGAACGTCGTCCTCAACGTCTGGCTTCTCGTCTCGGGGTGGAAGGTCGCCGCGATCCTCACCTCGACACTCGCCACCAACATCGTTCTGGTAGCGGTGCTCTCGGCGATCTTCTTCCTGCGGTGGGGGTTGACGCCACACTGGCGGCTCGTGCCGCAGATGCTTCGCTTCGGGCTTCCGCTGATACCCTCCAACCTCGCCTCGTACATTCTCGTCGCCGCGGATCGCTACCTTTTGAAGGAATTCCGCTCCTTCGCGGATGCCGGTCTCTATGCGCTGGGCTACAAGCTCGGAAGCGTCATCCACGAGTTCGTCACGGTCCCCTTCCGGCAGATCTGGGCGCCGCGGCGGCTGGACAACTGGGGACCCGAGGCCGAGGGCCTCTACGGCCGGATCTTCTCCTACTTCACCGCGCTCCTCGCCTGGGCCGCCCTCGCCGCATCCGTTCTGGCGACCGACGTGGTGCGGCTCGCAGCCAGCGATCCCGCATACTGGCCGGCGGCCCGGGTGGTGCCGCTGGTGGCCTGCGCCCACGTGCTGATGGGCCTTTACTACCACTTCGACATCAACGTTCTGGCCCGGCGCCGGACCGAGTACCTCATGCTGGTGAACGGCGCGAGCGCCGTGTTCAACATCGGGGCCAACCTCTTTCTGATTCCGCGCTATGGGGCCATGGGGGCGGCGGGGGCCACCGTGGCCACCTATGCGGTCCGATCCGGCCTCGTCTTTTTCATCTCGCGCGCGCTCGGCCCGCTGTCGTTCTCCTGGCTGCGCTTCGCCCACCTCGCGGCCTCCGCAACGGCGGTGTGGTGGGTCGCCGAGCGGATGATTCGGGGCCACGGAATCGGCTCGGTGGCGCTTCGCCTCCTCGCCGTCGCCTCGCTCCCCCTTTTGCTGGCGGCGACCGGTTACGTGCGGGCCGGAGATGCGAAACGCGCGCTGGCGCTGTGGCGCGCGCGGCGGGCCGCCCCCGCGGGGTCCGGGGAGGGCTGATCCGGCGGCCCTTGCCCGCCCTCCCGCCGCTGCCGAATATTGCCGGGGGGGCCGCGGCCCGATTCCGGAGGGTGGGCGTTGTCGAAGGGGCCGGCGTCACCGAGACCGGACGTGATCCTGCTGGCCGGGACGCGCCCGGAAGTGATCAAGCTCGCTCCGGTGCTGTGGTCGCTGCGGCGGCTGTCTCGCTCCGTTCGAGCCTCCTTCGTCCTCACCGGCCAGCATCACGACCTCGTCGCCCCCCTGCTCGGGCCGCTCGGGATCACCCCGGAAGCGGACCTCGGGGTCATGACGGAGGGCCAGCGGCCCACCGAGGTGCTGTCCGCGATCCTGGCCGGCCTGGCCCCCCTGCTCCGGAGCCGCCGCCCCTCGCTCCTCGTCGTGCAGGGAGACACCACCTCGGCCTTCGCCGGCGCGGTGGCCGGCTACTACGAGAGGATCCCGGTGGCCCATGTCGAGGCGGGGCTGCGGTCGGGGAACGACGACCACCCGTTCCCGGAGGAGATGCAGCGTTCCCTCATCACGCGGCTGGCGACGATTCACTTCGCTCCGACCGCCGGGAACGCCGAGAGGCTCGTCGCGGAGGGGGTGCCGCGCGAGGCGGTGCTGGTCACCGGCAATCCGGTCGTCTCCGCGCTCGACGCGGTGCTCGAGCGCTTTCCACCGTCGCCGGCGGTCCAGGACCTGGTCGCGGAGGCGGAGGGGCGCAAACTCCTTCTCGTCACCACCCACCGGCGGGAGAGCTTCGGCCGCGTGATGCGGGAGCGACTGGCCTGCCTGCGGGAGTTCGTGGACCGGCACCCGGACGTCGTCCTGATCCTGCCGGTGCACCCGAACCCCGAGGTCCGGCGCGCGGTGCGGGAAGCGCTAGCCGGAGCCCCGCGGTGCCGGACCATCGATCCGGTGCCGTATCCCGATTTCCTGCACCTCGCGAGGCACGCCTGGCTCATCGTCAGCGACTCGGGAGGGATCCAGGAAGAGGCGCCGTCGTTGGGCGTGCCTCTCCTGGTGATCCGGGAACACACGGAAAGACCGGAAGCCGTCAGCAGCGGTCACGCGAGGCTCATCGGCGGCGGCACCGAGCCGCTGCGCCGGGCGCTGGAGTCGGCCCATGCGGAAGGCTGGCGGCCGGAGCCGGCGCCGGGGGCGAATCCCTTCGGCCGGCCGGACAGCGCCGAGGCGATCGCCCGTGCTATCGTCCGGTTCCTCGAAACGGGAACCCTCGGGGAAGCGGGGCGATGAAGGGAAGCGCGGTGGACGGTGGCGGTGGAGGCGCGGACGTCCTCCTCACGGTGGCCGTCGAGGAGTACTTCCAGGTCCAGGCCCTGCGCGCTTACATCCCGGCCAGCCGGTGGGATCGCTTCGAGTCGCGCGTCCGGCGCAACACCGAGAGAACCCTCGAACTCCTCGAATCGGTGGGTGCCACGGCGACGTTTTTCGTCTCGGGATGGATCGCGGAGCGGCATCCGGCCGTCGTCCGCGAGGTCGCGGAGGCAGGCCACGAGGTAGCGTGCCTCGGGTACGATCACCGTCCCCTGCGGGAATTCGACGCCGCAGGCTTCCGCGCCGACGTCCGGAAGGGGAAGGCCGCCGTCGAGCAGGCGTCCGGTCGGGAGGCC
Coding sequences:
- a CDS encoding glycosyltransferase family 2 protein, with amino-acid sequence MNEIDVVIPAHNAEPFLAEAVRSALRQTLAPKRVIVVDDGSTDRTAEVAASFGERVILVRHERCRGLPAARNSGIRAGDAPLVALLDADDAWLERHLERAAAEFARHPHIGLCYAQVVDCDENLRPISTRKFRRREAEDVFDELYMSAFPIPPSAAVLRREALERCGMFDERLLKAQDFECWLRIAMLYPISCIDEPLCLRRNHARSITQGSDPERVLHYDALCFKACEEAAARLGRRLPIPAERRIVIGRRRRMREALAGGDLEAARVFRETLRREGALRAADRVRFAAGAALVLARRAVRRFR
- a CDS encoding right-handed parallel beta-helix repeat-containing protein codes for the protein MGGPLDSGDRTARTERVNRTRIESFRRALRLDRRRFLAGTAVTIAAAIAPVAGQTPVSGPAVLDQPGETYVVTADFTAPGTAFVIAADDITLDLNGHTVVFGDAPVVRVPNAGFEQGSGATPAEWDLSAAPGARRTARQWYWENWELHVDMTASSVQTLRSAPVTLPGDQTYIAFGWVRGTSSDSATLRVRRTSDGAVVAESSRTGINRGFALEARFKPAAATEVYVELELHGSSEMWCDEIDIKPAFQYGVASYDWQDPDLFPDLPPGQVKHGARLTIKNGVLRQGRAQAVRSAAVKSKGPDLTITGVTLETNSINSNTLDYYWGGGLTIENSTITATSLGVFNRMSPVALVNATRTKGDVVIRNSTIEGGAQQGIALYRRYAESGSGSRILIENNTIKNHEKVTNGYGIGMTGCRNFTIRNNVIAPVFGRGLLIDTAGTDGTNSDGEIYGNTISVKEKANHEFGPESLQVAGIRLRTYPPKGNFRIHIHDNEITAYTDESLVSQANGITATLRSSGEDVVIENNVIRSQVVGAGRTGQALLFEETLAVSNTVARNNVLEGNHTIVRFGDFDGKSTSGILLDGNTLRRGTPARADFRSVRIGYWNGTESGLELRDTSYESGADVDDMEFIGSGTKDVTVSWYLTVRVTDGSGAPLGGAQVTVTDASGGTTTGTTGSDGTWTTALPEYRRAGASGADRTEYNPYTVTVRYGSASSTQNVTLDRSQAVDFVFEDTGGNAPPSPVRNNRRGDVETP
- a CDS encoding phenylacetate--CoA ligase family protein, translated to MTTPQPKGRIAAAVVRGIVAPLWARWESSPYLRVARELAGREAEGLESRLARQWERLREIVAHAYRETPFYRRRFDEIGFAPEDLREWDDLRRLPVLRKSDIQRSAAELRARTIPDERTEPRKTSGSTGSPLRLVVDIPSSQWKRGVTLYRDGWTGWRLGEWRAALWGNPEHLAHWRGRLRNRLLERMIFLDTLKMDSAEVAAFASRVRKIAPTLLFGHAHSLYLLAREWRNAGWPTFRPRAVLSTAMVLHEHERRLIGEVFECPVFDRYGCEEVSLIASECEAHSGLHVNTDTLVVEVVDADGRPAGPGVPGRVLVTDLTNRAMPVIRYEVGDMAVPAAGSCPCGRSYPLLSRIAGRVADYLVTPEGELISGISLTENFANMVPGIEQMQIVQDRRDHLRIRVVPAPSFGEGSVSTIAELVRRRFGDRMRFDLEKVGRIAPTPGGKYRFTIREIPLDDA
- a CDS encoding UDP-N-acetylglucosamine 2-epimerase (non-hydrolyzing): MLPGGPRPDSGGWALSKGPASPRPDVILLAGTRPEVIKLAPVLWSLRRLSRSVRASFVLTGQHHDLVAPLLGPLGITPEADLGVMTEGQRPTEVLSAILAGLAPLLRSRRPSLLVVQGDTTSAFAGAVAGYYERIPVAHVEAGLRSGNDDHPFPEEMQRSLITRLATIHFAPTAGNAERLVAEGVPREAVLVTGNPVVSALDAVLERFPPSPAVQDLVAEAEGRKLLLVTTHRRESFGRVMRERLACLREFVDRHPDVVLILPVHPNPEVRRAVREALAGAPRCRTIDPVPYPDFLHLARHAWLIVSDSGGIQEEAPSLGVPLLVIREHTERPEAVSSGHARLIGGGTEPLRRALESAHAEGWRPEPAPGANPFGRPDSAEAIARAIVRFLETGTLGEAGR